The Mycobacterium seoulense genome has a window encoding:
- a CDS encoding carbohydrate kinase family protein, with amino-acid sequence MTRGLVIGESLIDIVGGDEHVGGSPLNVAVGLGRLGRDVDFLTHIADDRYGRRIVDCVKSAGAQLVPGSIAATRTPTAVATIAGDGSADYVFDLDWRLSGALEVPPPLFVHTGSIAAVLEPGCLAVEALIDTYRVSATVSFDPNVRPSLIADRELARARIEHLVEHSDLVKVSDEDLRWIDPDREPEQTARSWLASGPAIVVVTMGAGGSLALCSAGEARAAARPVRVVDTVGAGDAFTVGLLDALWGMELLGSDRRAALHGIPIDVLAEALEAASVSSAVTVGRAGANLPDRAELAQANRP; translated from the coding sequence ATGACCCGCGGCCTGGTGATCGGCGAGTCGCTGATCGATATCGTCGGCGGCGACGAGCATGTCGGTGGGAGCCCGCTCAACGTCGCCGTCGGGCTCGGCCGGCTGGGCCGCGACGTCGACTTCCTAACCCACATCGCCGACGACCGCTATGGCCGGCGCATCGTCGACTGCGTGAAATCTGCTGGCGCACAGCTTGTCCCGGGCAGCATTGCGGCTACCCGGACACCGACCGCGGTGGCGACGATCGCCGGGGACGGGTCGGCGGACTATGTGTTCGATCTGGACTGGCGGCTCTCGGGCGCACTCGAAGTTCCGCCGCCGCTGTTCGTGCACACGGGGTCCATCGCCGCCGTCCTCGAGCCAGGCTGCCTGGCGGTCGAGGCCTTGATCGACACCTACCGCGTCTCGGCTACGGTCAGCTTCGACCCGAACGTGCGGCCGTCGCTGATCGCCGACCGCGAATTGGCCCGTGCGCGGATCGAGCACCTCGTCGAGCACAGCGATCTGGTCAAGGTCAGCGATGAGGACCTGCGCTGGATCGACCCCGACCGCGAACCCGAGCAGACCGCTCGAAGCTGGCTGGCGTCGGGACCGGCGATCGTGGTGGTGACGATGGGCGCCGGAGGCTCGCTGGCGTTGTGCTCGGCCGGCGAGGCGCGCGCGGCCGCCAGGCCGGTCCGGGTGGTGGACACCGTCGGTGCCGGCGACGCCTTTACGGTCGGCCTGCTCGACGCGCTCTGGGGCATGGAGTTGTTGGGCTCCGACCGCCGGGCCGCCCTGCACGGCATCCCGATCGACGTCCTGGCGGAAGCGCTCGAGGCGGCCAGCGTGTCGTCGGCCGTGACCGTGGGCCGTGCCGGGGCGAACCTCCCCGACCGCGCCGAGCTGGCCCAGGCAAACCGGCCGTAG
- the ku gene encoding non-homologous end joining protein Ku — protein sequence MRSIWKGSIAFGLVNVPVKVYSATQDHDIKFHQVHAKDNGRIRYQRVCEVDGEVVEYRDIARAFESDDGQMVIITDDDIATLPEERSREIEVLEFVPAEEVDPMLFDRSYFLEPDSKSSKSYVLLAKTLAETDRMAIVHFTLRNKTRLAALRVKDFGKRDVMMVHTLLWPDEIRDPDFPVLDKEVEIKPAELKMAGQVVESMAEDFNPDRYHDTYQEQLQELIDAKLEGGEAFTTEEQPKELDETEDVSDLLAKLEASVKARSGDGKAPAKKAPAKKTAAKKTTAKKAPAKKAPAKKAASRS from the coding sequence ATGCGCTCCATCTGGAAGGGCTCGATCGCATTCGGGCTGGTCAACGTCCCGGTGAAGGTGTACAGCGCCACCCAGGACCACGACATCAAGTTCCATCAGGTGCACGCCAAGGACAACGGCCGCATCCGGTACCAACGCGTGTGCGAGGTGGACGGCGAGGTCGTCGAATACCGGGACATCGCCCGCGCCTTCGAATCCGACGACGGCCAGATGGTCATCATCACCGACGACGACATCGCCACCCTGCCGGAAGAACGCAGCCGCGAGATCGAGGTGCTCGAGTTCGTTCCCGCCGAAGAGGTCGACCCGATGCTGTTCGACCGCAGCTACTTCCTCGAGCCCGACTCCAAGTCGTCGAAATCCTATGTGCTGCTGGCGAAGACGCTCGCCGAAACCGATCGGATGGCCATCGTGCACTTCACCCTGCGCAACAAGACGCGGCTGGCGGCGTTGCGCGTCAAGGACTTCGGCAAGCGGGACGTGATGATGGTGCACACACTGCTGTGGCCCGACGAGATCCGCGACCCTGACTTTCCGGTGCTCGACAAGGAGGTCGAGATCAAGCCCGCGGAGCTGAAGATGGCCGGCCAGGTGGTGGAGTCGATGGCCGAAGACTTCAATCCCGACCGCTACCACGACACCTACCAGGAGCAGCTGCAGGAGCTGATCGACGCGAAACTCGAAGGCGGCGAAGCCTTCACCACCGAGGAGCAACCGAAGGAACTCGACGAGACCGAGGACGTCTCGGACCTGCTGGCCAAGCTCGAAGCCAGCGTCAAGGCGCGCTCCGGCGACGGCAAAGCTCCCGCCAAGAAAGCGCCGGCCAAGAAAACGGCCGCCAAGAAGACCACGGCAAAGAAAGCACCGGCCAAGAAGGCACCGGCGAAGAAGGCCGCGTCGAGGTCGTGA
- the pstA gene encoding phosphate ABC transporter permease PstA gives MTHPVEAFDRPVKAQAFRPVSIRRRLTNNAATIFFVASFLIALVPLVWVLSVVVDRGWYAVTRMGWWTHSLRGILPEQFAGGIYHALYGTVVQAGVAALMSVPLGLMTAVFLVEYGSGRLVRLTTFMVDVLAGVPSIVAALFVFSLWIATLGFQQSSFAVSLALVLLMLPVVVRSTEEMLRLVPDDLREASYALGVPKWKTIMRIVFPIAMPGIVSGILLSVARVIGETAPVLVLVGYSRSINLDVFHGNMASLPLLIYTELTNPEHAGFLRIWGAALSLIIMVAVINLIAGATRFVATRRR, from the coding sequence ATGACGCACCCGGTCGAGGCGTTCGACCGGCCGGTCAAAGCCCAGGCGTTCCGGCCGGTCAGCATCCGGCGCCGGCTCACCAACAACGCCGCGACGATATTCTTCGTCGCCTCGTTCCTCATCGCGCTGGTGCCGCTGGTCTGGGTGCTCTCGGTCGTGGTGGACCGCGGTTGGTACGCGGTCACCCGGATGGGCTGGTGGACCCACTCGCTGCGCGGGATTTTGCCGGAGCAGTTCGCCGGGGGCATCTATCACGCGCTGTATGGAACCGTGGTGCAGGCCGGGGTCGCCGCGCTGATGTCCGTGCCGCTGGGCCTGATGACCGCGGTCTTCCTGGTGGAATACGGCTCCGGCCGGCTGGTGCGGTTGACGACGTTCATGGTCGACGTGCTCGCCGGGGTGCCCTCTATCGTGGCGGCGCTGTTCGTCTTCAGCCTCTGGATCGCCACCCTGGGATTCCAGCAGAGCTCGTTCGCCGTGTCGCTGGCGCTGGTCTTGCTGATGCTGCCGGTGGTGGTGCGGTCCACCGAGGAGATGCTCCGGTTGGTGCCCGACGACCTACGCGAGGCCAGCTACGCCCTCGGCGTTCCGAAATGGAAGACCATCATGCGGATCGTCTTTCCGATCGCGATGCCCGGCATCGTCTCCGGCATCCTGTTGTCGGTGGCGCGGGTGATCGGCGAAACCGCTCCGGTGCTGGTCCTGGTCGGCTACAGCCGGTCGATCAATCTCGACGTCTTCCACGGCAACATGGCCTCGCTGCCGTTGCTGATCTATACCGAACTCACCAACCCCGAGCACGCTGGCTTCCTGCGCATCTGGGGTGCGGCGCTGAGCCTGATCATCATGGTCGCCGTGATCAACCTGATCGCCGGGGCGACCCGGTTCGTGGCGACCCGCCGGCGCTGA
- the pstC gene encoding phosphate ABC transporter permease subunit PstC: protein MVVTRGAVASPSTPKKPELKALGASSARRADRLFKLTAAAAGSTIVAAILLIAVFLLIRAVPSLRANHANFFTSAQFSTTEPGRLAFGIRDLFMVTVLSSITALVLAVPVAVGIAVFLTQYAPKRLARPFGAIVDLLAAVPSIIFGLWGIFVLAPKIEPVAAFLNRNLGWFFLFKQGNVSLAGGGTIFTAGIVLSAMILPIITSVSREVFRQTPPMQMEAAQALGATKWEVVRMTVLPFGRSGVIAASMLGLGRALGETVAVLIILRSAARAGSWSLFDGGYTFASKIASAAAEFSEPLPTGAYIAAGFALFVLTFVVNALARAIAGGKVNG from the coding sequence GTGGTCGTGACCCGTGGAGCGGTAGCCAGCCCGTCGACTCCGAAGAAACCCGAGCTCAAGGCGCTGGGCGCGTCGTCAGCTCGACGGGCCGACCGACTGTTCAAGCTGACGGCTGCCGCTGCCGGGTCGACGATCGTGGCCGCGATCCTGCTGATCGCGGTGTTCCTGCTGATTCGTGCGGTTCCGTCCTTGCGTGCCAACCACGCGAACTTCTTCACGAGCGCCCAGTTCAGCACCACCGAACCGGGCAGGCTCGCGTTCGGCATCCGCGACCTGTTCATGGTGACCGTGTTGAGTTCGATCACCGCGCTGGTCCTGGCGGTACCGGTCGCGGTCGGGATTGCGGTGTTTCTCACCCAATACGCGCCCAAGCGGCTGGCCCGCCCGTTCGGGGCCATCGTGGACCTGCTGGCCGCCGTGCCCTCGATCATCTTCGGGTTGTGGGGGATCTTCGTGCTCGCGCCCAAGATCGAGCCCGTCGCGGCGTTCCTCAACCGCAACCTGGGCTGGTTCTTCCTGTTCAAGCAGGGAAACGTGTCGCTGGCCGGTGGCGGCACCATCTTCACGGCGGGCATCGTGTTGTCGGCCATGATCCTGCCGATCATCACGTCGGTCTCGCGTGAGGTGTTCCGGCAAACCCCCCCCATGCAGATGGAAGCGGCGCAAGCGCTGGGTGCCACCAAGTGGGAGGTGGTGCGGATGACGGTGCTGCCGTTCGGCCGCAGCGGTGTCATCGCGGCCTCGATGCTGGGGCTGGGCCGTGCGCTCGGTGAGACGGTGGCGGTGCTGATCATTTTGCGTTCTGCCGCGCGGGCGGGGAGCTGGTCGCTGTTCGACGGCGGTTACACGTTCGCCTCCAAGATCGCCTCCGCGGCGGCCGAATTCAGCGAACCGTTGCCCACCGGCGCCTACATCGCCGCGGGGTTCGCGCTGTTCGTCTTGACGTTCGTCGTCAACGCGCTGGCCCGCGCGATCGCCGGCGGGAAGGTCAACGGATGA
- the pstS gene encoding phosphate ABC transporter substrate-binding protein PstS — MKLNRFGAALSVVTAGALVLSGCGSDNNAGGASATSGSSAGKVSCGGKKTLKASGSTAQANAMTRFVNAFEQACPGQTLNYTANGSGAGISEFNGNQTDFGGSDSPLAPKEYAAAQQRCGSPAWNLPVVFGPIAITYNVKGVSSLSLDGPTAAKIFNGAITTWNDPAIAALNSGVTLPAEPIHVVFRNDESGTTDNFQKYLDAASNGAWGKGAGKTFKGGVGEGAKGNDGTSAAIKSTEGSITYNEWSFAEAQKLNMAKVVTSAGPDAVAISSDSVGKTISGAKISGQGNDLVLDTLSFYKPTQPGSYPIVLATYEIVCSKYPDSQVGTAVKAFLESTIGAGQSGLADNGYIPIPDSFKSRLSASINAIT, encoded by the coding sequence TTGAAACTCAACCGATTCGGTGCCGCGCTGAGCGTCGTGACCGCTGGTGCGCTGGTGTTGTCGGGATGTGGGAGTGACAACAACGCGGGCGGCGCAAGCGCGACCAGCGGCTCGTCGGCGGGCAAGGTCAGCTGTGGCGGGAAGAAGACGTTGAAGGCCAGCGGGTCGACCGCCCAGGCCAACGCGATGACCCGCTTCGTCAACGCCTTCGAGCAGGCTTGCCCCGGCCAGACGTTGAACTACACGGCCAACGGCTCGGGCGCGGGAATCAGTGAATTCAACGGCAATCAAACCGATTTCGGTGGCTCGGACTCGCCGCTTGCCCCCAAGGAATACGCTGCCGCGCAGCAGCGGTGCGGCTCGCCGGCATGGAATCTGCCGGTCGTATTCGGCCCGATCGCCATCACCTACAACGTCAAGGGCGTGAGCTCGCTGAGCCTCGACGGTCCCACGGCGGCGAAAATCTTCAACGGCGCGATCACGACCTGGAACGACCCGGCCATTGCGGCGCTGAACTCCGGCGTCACGTTGCCCGCCGAGCCGATTCATGTGGTGTTCCGCAACGACGAGTCCGGCACCACGGACAACTTCCAGAAGTACCTCGACGCCGCATCCAACGGCGCGTGGGGCAAGGGCGCGGGGAAGACGTTCAAGGGCGGCGTCGGCGAGGGCGCCAAGGGTAACGACGGCACGTCGGCGGCGATCAAGTCCACCGAGGGATCCATCACCTACAACGAGTGGTCGTTCGCCGAGGCGCAGAAGCTCAACATGGCCAAGGTCGTGACGTCGGCCGGTCCGGACGCCGTGGCCATCAGCTCCGACTCGGTCGGCAAGACGATTTCCGGGGCCAAGATCAGCGGGCAGGGCAACGACCTGGTGCTCGACACGCTTTCCTTCTACAAGCCGACCCAGCCGGGGTCTTACCCGATCGTGCTGGCGACGTACGAGATCGTGTGCTCGAAGTATCCCGATTCCCAGGTGGGTACGGCGGTGAAGGCTTTCCTGGAAAGTACGATCGGTGCGGGGCAGAGTGGCCTGGCCGACAATGGGTACATCCCCATCCCGGATTCGTTCAAGTCCAGACTGTCGGCTTCGATCAACGCCATCACGTGA
- the pstS gene encoding phosphate ABC transporter substrate-binding protein PstS, protein MGLNRFGAALSVLSVVALMVSGCGSNDNGAGESAGPGTSPVKVSCGGTKTLKASGSTAQANAMTRFIKAFEQACPGQTLNYTPNGSGAGIGEFTGSQTDFAGSDSPLAPIEYFAARQRCGSPAWNLPVVFGPIAISYNVAGVTSLNLDGPTAAKVFKGAITTWNDPAIQALNPGVAFPAEPIRVIFRNDQSGTTDNFQKYLDSAANGVWDKGIGKTFNGGVGEGVRGNDGASAAARATEGSITYTEWSFAQGQRLNMAKIITSAGPDAVAINAGSVGKTIAGADFTEEGNDLVVDTFSFYRPTEPGSYPIVLATYEIVCSKYADPQVGAAVKAFLQSTIGAGQNGLADNGYIPVPDALKSRLSAAINAIS, encoded by the coding sequence TTGGGCCTGAACCGATTCGGCGCTGCGCTGAGCGTTTTGAGCGTTGTTGCCCTCATGGTGTCGGGCTGCGGCAGCAACGACAACGGGGCGGGGGAAAGCGCCGGGCCGGGCACGTCGCCCGTCAAGGTGAGTTGTGGCGGGACGAAGACACTGAAGGCCAGCGGGTCGACCGCCCAGGCCAACGCGATGACCCGCTTCATCAAGGCATTCGAGCAGGCCTGCCCGGGCCAGACGCTGAACTACACACCTAACGGCTCGGGCGCCGGTATCGGCGAATTCACCGGAAGTCAGACGGATTTCGCTGGGTCCGACTCGCCGCTGGCGCCCATCGAATACTTCGCGGCGCGGCAGCGCTGCGGTTCGCCGGCGTGGAATTTGCCGGTGGTGTTCGGCCCGATCGCGATCAGTTACAACGTCGCGGGCGTGACGTCGCTGAATCTGGACGGTCCGACCGCCGCGAAAGTATTCAAGGGGGCCATCACCACGTGGAACGATCCGGCCATTCAGGCGTTGAACCCGGGCGTCGCGTTTCCGGCCGAGCCGATTCGGGTGATCTTCCGCAACGATCAGTCCGGCACCACGGACAATTTCCAGAAATACCTCGACTCCGCCGCCAATGGGGTCTGGGACAAAGGCATCGGCAAGACGTTCAACGGCGGTGTCGGTGAGGGAGTCCGAGGCAACGACGGCGCGTCCGCGGCGGCCAGGGCCACCGAAGGGTCGATCACCTATACCGAGTGGTCCTTCGCCCAGGGGCAACGGCTCAACATGGCCAAGATCATCACGTCGGCCGGGCCGGACGCGGTGGCGATCAACGCCGGCTCGGTCGGCAAGACGATCGCCGGTGCAGACTTCACCGAGGAGGGCAACGACTTGGTCGTCGACACCTTCTCCTTCTATAGGCCGACCGAACCCGGTTCCTACCCGATCGTGCTGGCGACGTACGAGATCGTCTGCTCCAAGTACGCGGACCCCCAGGTCGGCGCGGCCGTGAAGGCCTTTTTGCAGAGCACCATCGGGGCGGGGCAGAACGGCTTGGCGGACAATGGCTACATTCCAGTCCCCGACGCGCTCAAGTCCCGATTGTCCGCGGCGATCAACGCCATTTCGTGA
- a CDS encoding SDR family oxidoreductase — MILDRFRLDDKVAVITGAGRGLGAAIALAFAEAGADVVIASRTQAQLEGVAEQVRAAGRRAHIVAADLAHPEVTAQLAGQAVDAFGKLDIVVNNVGGTMPNTLLTTSTKELKDAFTFNVATAHALTVAAVPLMLEHAGGGSVINITSTMGRLAGRGFAAYGTAKAALSHYTRLTALDLCPRIRVNAIAPGSILTSALDVVASNDELRAPMEKATPMRRLGDPVDIAAAAVYLASPAGSFLTGKTLEVDGGLTYPNLDIPVPDL; from the coding sequence ATGATCCTTGACAGATTTCGTCTCGATGACAAAGTCGCCGTCATCACCGGTGCGGGCCGCGGCCTCGGGGCGGCCATCGCGCTGGCTTTCGCCGAGGCGGGCGCCGATGTCGTCATCGCCTCGCGAACCCAAGCGCAACTAGAAGGCGTCGCCGAACAGGTCCGGGCCGCCGGCCGGCGGGCGCACATCGTCGCCGCCGACCTGGCGCATCCGGAGGTGACCGCGCAGTTGGCCGGTCAGGCCGTCGACGCCTTCGGGAAATTAGACATCGTCGTCAACAACGTCGGCGGGACCATGCCCAACACCCTGCTGACCACCTCGACCAAAGAGCTCAAGGACGCGTTCACCTTCAATGTGGCCACCGCCCACGCGCTGACCGTCGCGGCGGTACCCCTCATGCTCGAGCACGCCGGCGGGGGCAGCGTCATCAACATCACCTCCACGATGGGTCGGCTGGCCGGCCGCGGTTTCGCCGCCTACGGCACCGCCAAGGCCGCGCTCTCGCACTACACCCGGCTGACCGCACTGGACCTGTGCCCGCGCATCCGGGTCAACGCGATCGCGCCGGGGTCGATCCTGACCTCCGCGCTGGACGTGGTGGCATCCAACGACGAGCTGCGCGCGCCGATGGAGAAGGCCACCCCCATGCGCCGCCTCGGTGATCCCGTCGACATCGCCGCCGCCGCAGTCTATTTGGCCTCCCCGGCGGGCAGCTTCCTGACCGGTAAGACGCTGGAGGTCGACGGCGGCCTCACCTACCCAAACCTCGACATCCCCGTCCCGGATCTGTGA
- a CDS encoding NAD(P)H-dependent amine dehydrogenase family protein → MAIPVVQLGTGNVGVHALRALITNPAFDLKGVWVSSDAKAGKDAAELAGLSDATGVLASTDLDAVLATGPQCAVYNALADNRLPEALEDYRRVLAAGINVVGSGPVFLQYPWQVIPEELIKPIEDAAREGNSSVFVNGIDPGFANDLLPLALAGTCQNIQQIRCMEIVDYATYDSAAVMFDVMGFGKPLDEIPMLLQPGVLSLAWGSVVRQLAAGLGVSLDSVAQEYVRVPAPEDFDIASGHIPKGSAAALRFEVFGMVNGDPVVVLEHVTRLREDLCPDWPQPAQHGGSYRIEITGEPSYAMDVCLSSRKGDHNHAGLVATAMRVVNAIPAVVAAPPGIVTTLDLPLITGKGLYLPG, encoded by the coding sequence ATGGCAATACCCGTCGTCCAGTTGGGCACCGGCAACGTCGGTGTCCACGCCCTGCGGGCGCTCATCACCAACCCGGCGTTCGACCTCAAGGGCGTTTGGGTGTCGTCGGACGCCAAGGCCGGCAAGGACGCGGCAGAGCTTGCCGGGCTTTCCGATGCGACCGGCGTGCTGGCCAGCACCGACCTGGACGCCGTCCTGGCGACCGGGCCGCAATGCGCCGTGTACAACGCACTGGCCGACAACCGGTTGCCCGAGGCGCTCGAGGACTACCGACGCGTCCTGGCGGCCGGGATCAACGTCGTGGGTAGCGGCCCGGTGTTCCTGCAGTATCCGTGGCAGGTGATTCCCGAAGAGCTGATCAAGCCCATCGAAGACGCTGCGCGCGAAGGGAATTCGAGCGTGTTCGTCAACGGAATCGACCCCGGCTTCGCCAACGACCTGCTGCCGCTGGCGCTGGCCGGCACCTGTCAGAACATCCAGCAGATCCGCTGCATGGAGATCGTCGACTACGCCACCTACGACAGCGCCGCGGTCATGTTCGACGTGATGGGTTTCGGGAAGCCGCTCGACGAGATCCCCATGCTGTTGCAGCCCGGCGTGCTCAGCCTGGCCTGGGGTTCGGTGGTACGCCAATTGGCGGCCGGCCTGGGCGTCTCGCTCGACTCGGTCGCCCAGGAGTACGTCCGCGTGCCGGCGCCCGAGGACTTCGACATCGCGTCGGGGCACATCCCCAAGGGCAGCGCCGCGGCGCTGCGGTTCGAGGTGTTCGGCATGGTCAACGGCGACCCCGTCGTGGTCCTCGAACACGTCACCCGGTTGCGCGAGGACCTCTGTCCCGACTGGCCTCAGCCGGCCCAGCACGGCGGGTCCTACCGCATCGAGATCACCGGCGAACCGTCCTACGCCATGGATGTGTGCCTGAGCAGCCGCAAGGGCGACCACAACCACGCCGGGCTGGTCGCCACCGCGATGCGGGTGGTCAACGCGATCCCGGCGGTGGTGGCCGCCCCGCCGGGCATCGTGACGACGCTTGACCTGCCACTGATCACCGGCAAGGGGCTCTACCTGCCCGGGTGA
- a CDS encoding Nramp family divalent metal transporter: MRPDESRGATLTQSSQDSLKSSWYLLGPAFVAAIAYVDPGNVAANVSSGAQFGYLLLWVIVVANALAGLVQYLSAKLGLVTGRSLPAAVGKRMSRPVRLVYWAQAELVAIATDMAEIVGGAIALRILFDLPLLVGGIITGLVSLLLLAIQDRRGQIIFERVITGLLLVIAVGFAASFFVKTPPPGDVLGGLVPRFRGTESVLLAAAILGATVMPHAVYMHSGLVLDRHGHPAEGAHRRLLLRVTRLDVVLAMAVAGTVNAAMLLVAAINLQHRNISASIEGAYSAIHHTLGATIAVLFAVGLLASGLASSSVGAYAGAMIMQGLLHRRIPMLVRRLITVCPALVILAVGFDPTRALVLSQVVLSFGIPFAVLPLVKLTSDRDLMGDDTNHPVTTVLGWAVGVMISLLNVVLIWLTVTG; the protein is encoded by the coding sequence ATTCGGCCGGATGAATCGAGGGGCGCCACGTTGACGCAGAGCAGCCAGGACTCGCTGAAAAGCAGTTGGTATCTGCTCGGGCCCGCCTTTGTCGCCGCGATCGCCTATGTCGATCCCGGCAACGTCGCCGCCAACGTCAGCTCCGGGGCACAGTTCGGCTACCTGCTGCTGTGGGTCATCGTGGTGGCCAATGCGCTGGCCGGGCTGGTGCAGTATCTGTCGGCAAAGCTCGGCCTGGTGACCGGGCGCTCGTTGCCGGCGGCCGTCGGCAAGCGAATGAGCCGGCCGGTCCGGCTGGTCTACTGGGCCCAGGCCGAGCTGGTGGCGATTGCCACCGATATGGCCGAAATCGTCGGTGGGGCAATCGCTTTGCGGATCCTGTTCGATCTGCCGCTGTTGGTCGGCGGCATCATCACCGGGCTGGTGTCGCTGCTGCTGCTGGCGATCCAGGACCGGCGCGGGCAGATCATCTTCGAGCGCGTCATCACCGGCCTGCTGCTCGTCATCGCCGTCGGGTTTGCGGCCAGCTTCTTCGTCAAGACGCCGCCGCCCGGAGACGTGCTCGGCGGGCTGGTGCCGCGATTCCGGGGCACCGAAAGCGTGCTGCTCGCCGCCGCCATCCTGGGCGCCACCGTGATGCCGCACGCGGTGTACATGCATTCCGGGCTGGTCCTCGACCGGCACGGGCATCCGGCGGAGGGCGCGCATCGACGCCTGCTGCTGCGGGTCACCCGGCTGGACGTCGTGCTGGCGATGGCCGTCGCGGGCACGGTGAACGCCGCGATGCTGCTGGTCGCCGCGATCAACTTGCAGCATCGCAACATCAGCGCCTCCATCGAGGGCGCCTACTCCGCGATCCACCACACCCTGGGTGCGACCATCGCGGTGCTGTTCGCGGTCGGCCTGCTGGCCTCCGGACTGGCGTCGTCCTCGGTGGGCGCGTACGCCGGCGCCATGATCATGCAGGGGCTACTGCACCGCAGGATCCCGATGCTGGTGCGCCGCTTGATCACCGTGTGCCCCGCCCTGGTGATCCTTGCAGTCGGGTTCGACCCCACCCGCGCGCTGGTGCTCTCCCAGGTCGTGCTGTCGTTCGGAATACCGTTTGCGGTCCTCCCCCTGGTGAAGCTCACCAGCGACCGCGACTTGATGGGCGACGACACCAACCACCCCGTCACGACGGTTCTTGGCTGGGCCGTCGGCGTAATGATTAGTCTGCTTAACGTGGTCCTCATCTGGCTGACGGTGACCGGCTGA
- a CDS encoding poly-gamma-glutamate hydrolase family protein produces MPPRRHAYFAYGSNLCVKQMALRCPDAADPRPAILSDHDWLINQRGVATVEPCAGNQVHGVVWQISDGDLATLDSAEGVPVRYRRDRLTVHTDDGPSPAWVYIDHRVTPGPPRPGYLPKIIAGAVQHGLPQRWVDFLRRWDPSRWPRRASASGPAPQSLSALLGQEGVSEAGRLRSRFGFLAIHGGGLEEMTDVIAERAAEAADASVYVLRHPDHYPHHLPSALFDPAESPRLAEFLDHVDVAVSLHGYGRIGRSTQLLAGGRNRALAAHLARHIRLTGYRVVTDLDDIPPELRGLHPGNPVNRVRDGGTQLELSPRVRGISPRSPLPGDDGLSPVTTALIQGLAEAARCW; encoded by the coding sequence ATGCCGCCCCGCCGGCATGCCTACTTCGCATACGGGTCGAACCTGTGCGTGAAGCAGATGGCGCTGCGGTGTCCCGACGCGGCCGATCCGCGGCCGGCGATCCTGTCCGACCATGACTGGCTGATCAACCAGCGCGGCGTGGCCACGGTCGAGCCGTGCGCCGGCAACCAGGTGCATGGCGTGGTCTGGCAGATCTCCGACGGGGACCTGGCGACCCTGGACAGCGCCGAGGGTGTGCCGGTGCGCTACCGGCGCGACCGGCTGACCGTGCACACCGACGACGGGCCGTCGCCGGCCTGGGTCTACATCGACCATCGGGTGACACCGGGCCCGCCCCGGCCGGGCTATCTGCCCAAGATCATCGCCGGTGCCGTGCAGCACGGGTTGCCGCAACGCTGGGTCGACTTCCTGCGGCGCTGGGACCCCTCACGCTGGCCGCGCCGCGCGTCGGCGTCGGGGCCTGCGCCGCAATCGCTTTCGGCGTTGCTGGGTCAGGAGGGGGTGAGCGAGGCCGGCCGGTTGCGGTCGCGTTTCGGCTTTCTGGCCATCCACGGCGGCGGGCTGGAAGAGATGACCGACGTGATCGCGGAACGCGCCGCCGAGGCTGCCGACGCGTCCGTGTACGTGCTGCGTCACCCCGACCACTACCCGCACCACCTGCCCTCGGCGTTGTTCGACCCGGCCGAGTCGCCACGGCTCGCCGAGTTCCTCGACCATGTCGACGTTGCGGTGTCGCTGCACGGATACGGCCGCATCGGGCGCAGCACGCAACTGCTGGCCGGTGGGCGCAACCGCGCGCTGGCCGCGCATCTGGCCCGGCACATTCGGTTGACCGGTTATCGGGTGGTCACCGACCTCGACGACATCCCGCCGGAGCTGCGGGGTCTGCATCCCGGCAACCCCGTGAACCGGGTGCGCGACGGCGGGACCCAGCTGGAGCTCTCCCCCCGCGTGCGCGGCATCAGCCCGCGCAGCCCACTGCCCGGCGACGACGGCCTCTCGCCGGTCACCACGGCGCTGATCCAGGGACTCGCGGAAGCCGCACGTTGTTGGTAA